One segment of Methylocella silvestris BL2 DNA contains the following:
- the trpD gene encoding anthranilate phosphoribosyltransferase, producing the protein MDAMKPLLGKLATGASLTQAEATRAFDLIFEGAATPAQLGAFLMALRVRGETIDEIVGAVAAMRARMLRVDAPADAMDIVGTGGDGHSTYNVSTLAALIVSACGVPVAKHGNRAASSQSGASDVLSALGVKIGLDSREVEACLEAAGVAFMSAQAHHAAMRHVAAARAELGTRTIFNILGPLANPAGVKFQLLGVYAKSWLEPLAQALRALGSTRVWLVHGADGLDEATTTGPTHVVALENGAIRAFDITPEDAGLQRAALADLKGGSPAFNAAALKAVLEGRKSPYRDIAILNAAAALIVAGRAADLREGARLAAAAIDDGRAASTLSKLVEASNRASLPAVAAGSCP; encoded by the coding sequence GCCACGCCGGCCCAGCTCGGCGCCTTCCTGATGGCGCTGCGGGTTCGCGGCGAGACGATCGACGAGATCGTTGGCGCGGTCGCCGCTATGCGGGCGCGGATGCTTCGCGTCGATGCGCCAGCGGACGCCATGGATATCGTCGGCACGGGAGGCGACGGTCATTCCACCTACAATGTCTCGACGCTGGCGGCGCTGATCGTCTCCGCCTGCGGCGTTCCCGTCGCCAAGCATGGCAATCGCGCCGCCTCGTCGCAGTCGGGCGCGAGCGACGTGCTGTCCGCCCTCGGCGTTAAAATCGGCCTTGACTCCAGGGAGGTCGAAGCGTGCCTCGAGGCGGCAGGAGTCGCCTTTATGAGCGCGCAGGCGCATCACGCGGCGATGCGCCATGTCGCGGCGGCGCGAGCGGAGCTCGGGACGCGGACCATCTTCAATATCCTCGGCCCGCTCGCCAACCCTGCGGGCGTCAAATTTCAGCTGCTTGGCGTCTATGCGAAGAGCTGGCTGGAGCCGCTGGCGCAGGCGCTGCGCGCGCTCGGCTCGACGCGCGTCTGGCTGGTTCACGGCGCGGACGGGCTCGACGAGGCGACGACGACCGGTCCGACGCATGTCGTCGCGCTGGAGAATGGCGCGATCCGCGCGTTCGACATCACGCCGGAAGACGCCGGCCTCCAGCGCGCGGCGCTCGCCGACCTCAAGGGCGGATCGCCCGCCTTCAACGCCGCCGCCCTGAAAGCCGTGCTTGAGGGACGAAAATCGCCCTATCGCGACATCGCGATCCTCAACGCCGCCGCGGCGCTCATCGTCGCCGGGCGCGCGGCAGACCTCCGCGAGGGCGCCAGGCTGGCGGCCGCCGCCATTGACGATGGCCGCGCAGCCTCTACCCTGTCAAAACTCGTTGAAGCATCGAACCGGGCGAGCCTTCCCGCCGTCGCCGCAGGATCTTGTCCATGA